The proteins below come from a single Anaerolineae bacterium genomic window:
- a CDS encoding extracellular solute-binding protein produces MKRFVALMLVTILTTLLAGCPAPTPTPQVVEKIVTQVVEKEVVKEVVVTPTPVPTPAPMEISGFPTSDENEARTAQAAFEAADKGNPDPAWRGKKFTIAVYSGGQRGPISGPLYFWRKKFEELTGATYDIVEIPFAELREKIFTDFQTGAHNYDVIINCSNWYGDAILNDWIQPIDKYFDDPRMPKWDRDSIAPAVANLMKWGDTWYGTNYDHDAQVLYYRKDIIGDPKWQAEFEKEKGYPMPVAMDTWEEVLDIAKFFHGKDWNGDGDPDNGIALHLKVGGQGFFHFMAISAPYVVIPYPGDPPTKVTKYHNVYWFDPETMEPLINSPGHVRALEMVLELSKAGSPAMWGWSLGEAWADFLSGNAVMTFSWGDVGSLSQDPTQSVIQGKLGARGIPGTKRPYDREKGEFLNLDKPNFVGNQVGCSWHPVLSKYAKEPDLAYYFMAWQATPEINHWNVAYGWTGVDPGTTYDWFPPYGTAKIEDYVAGGYNAEDAQEFIGAFQDNFYNYPIFQNYMRIPGTPEMHEVWDVHLSEAITGQLSPQEALDRTYEDWVRIIEDYGKEELLKLYQESIGYKPE; encoded by the coding sequence ATGAAACGGTTCGTCGCACTGATGCTTGTGACCATTTTGACCACATTGCTCGCCGGATGTCCCGCCCCGACTCCGACCCCTCAGGTGGTGGAGAAGATCGTCACCCAGGTGGTCGAGAAGGAAGTCGTCAAAGAGGTGGTGGTGACGCCGACGCCTGTGCCGACGCCTGCGCCAATGGAGATTAGCGGCTTCCCCACCTCTGACGAGAACGAGGCCCGAACGGCGCAGGCCGCGTTCGAAGCAGCGGACAAGGGCAATCCAGATCCCGCCTGGCGGGGCAAGAAGTTCACCATCGCCGTCTATTCCGGCGGTCAGCGCGGCCCGATTTCCGGCCCGCTCTACTTCTGGCGCAAGAAGTTTGAGGAGTTGACCGGCGCCACCTATGACATCGTGGAAATCCCCTTTGCTGAATTGCGTGAGAAGATCTTCACCGACTTTCAGACCGGCGCCCACAACTACGATGTGATCATTAACTGCTCTAACTGGTATGGCGATGCGATTCTCAACGACTGGATCCAGCCCATTGACAAGTACTTCGATGACCCGCGCATGCCCAAGTGGGATCGCGATTCCATCGCTCCGGCGGTGGCCAACTTGATGAAGTGGGGCGATACCTGGTACGGTACCAACTATGATCACGACGCCCAGGTGCTATACTATCGCAAGGATATTATCGGGGATCCTAAATGGCAGGCCGAATTCGAGAAGGAAAAGGGATATCCCATGCCCGTCGCCATGGACACCTGGGAGGAGGTATTGGACATCGCCAAGTTCTTCCACGGCAAGGATTGGAACGGCGACGGTGATCCCGATAACGGCATTGCCCTGCATCTGAAGGTTGGTGGCCAGGGCTTCTTCCACTTCATGGCCATCTCCGCTCCCTACGTCGTGATCCCTTACCCGGGCGATCCACCCACCAAGGTCACCAAGTATCACAACGTCTACTGGTTCGATCCGGAGACCATGGAACCGCTCATCAACTCGCCGGGCCACGTGCGGGCGCTAGAGATGGTGCTGGAGCTGTCCAAGGCCGGCTCGCCTGCGATGTGGGGGTGGAGCCTAGGCGAGGCATGGGCGGACTTCCTCTCGGGCAACGCGGTGATGACGTTCTCCTGGGGTGATGTGGGCTCGCTGTCACAGGATCCGACGCAGTCCGTCATCCAAGGAAAGCTGGGCGCTCGTGGTATCCCGGGCACTAAGCGCCCGTATGACCGGGAGAAGGGCGAGTTCTTGAACCTGGACAAGCCGAACTTCGTGGGCAATCAGGTGGGCTGCTCGTGGCATCCCGTCCTCTCCAAGTACGCCAAGGAGCCCGATCTGGCCTACTACTTCATGGCCTGGCAGGCGACGCCCGAGATCAATCACTGGAACGTGGCCTATGGCTGGACTGGTGTAGACCCTGGTACCACCTACGACTGGTTCCCGCCGTATGGCACGGCCAAGATCGAGGACTACGTCGCCGGTGGGTATAACGCGGAGGATGCCCAAGAGTTCATCGGCGCGTTCCAGGACAACTTCTACAACTACCCCATCTTCCAGAACTACATGCGCATCCCCGGCACTCCTGAGATGCACGAGGTCTGGGATGTGCACCTGTCTGAGGCGATCACCGGCCAGCTCTCCCCGCAAGAGGCCCTGGACCGCACGTATGAGGACTGGGTGCGCATCATCGAAGACTACGGCAAGGAGGAGCTGCTGAAGCTCTACCAGGAGTCCATCGGCTATAAGCCAGAATAA
- a CDS encoding sugar ABC transporter permease encodes MQRGRAKYLFVLPGIIWVLVFTIFPLLYSLRLSFFYARLGREQRFVGLDNFARAFSDYRFWNSLQVTLFFVAVSVTLTVLLGLGLALLFHRPIRGQRMFRSLFTMPLFTAPIALGYLGLTIFHEEVGAVNTVLRALGMTDLPRWFSSVWLARLAIVLVDVWQWTPFCFLVILAGLQSLPEEIYDAAKLDTSSGWDMFRYITFPLIGPVLFTVTILRMVETFKVLDIPFSMTSGGPGAATQTYSFYIYLTGLRNFNAGYASALAYILLVMMLMISMFFFNRLRRIYE; translated from the coding sequence ATGCAACGCGGTCGCGCGAAATACTTGTTCGTCCTACCTGGCATCATCTGGGTGTTGGTTTTCACCATCTTTCCATTGCTCTACTCCCTGCGTCTGAGCTTCTTCTACGCGCGGCTGGGCAGGGAACAGCGCTTTGTTGGACTTGACAACTTCGCGCGGGCCTTCTCCGACTATCGCTTTTGGAACTCGCTGCAGGTCACCCTTTTCTTTGTGGCCGTCAGCGTGACTTTGACGGTGCTGCTGGGGTTGGGGCTGGCGCTCTTGTTCCATCGGCCAATACGTGGGCAACGGATGTTTCGATCGCTGTTCACCATGCCGCTCTTCACGGCCCCCATTGCCCTGGGATACCTGGGATTGACGATCTTCCATGAAGAGGTGGGGGCCGTGAATACCGTCCTCCGGGCGCTGGGCATGACAGACTTGCCCCGTTGGTTTTCGAGCGTCTGGCTGGCCCGGCTGGCCATCGTCCTGGTGGATGTCTGGCAGTGGACTCCCTTCTGCTTTCTGGTGATCTTAGCAGGGTTGCAATCGTTGCCTGAGGAGATCTACGACGCAGCGAAGTTGGACACCTCCTCTGGCTGGGACATGTTTCGCTACATCACGTTCCCGCTCATTGGCCCTGTGCTGTTCACGGTGACCATCCTGCGGATGGTGGAGACCTTCAAGGTGCTAGATATTCCCTTTAGTATGACTAGCGGGGGCCCGGGGGCGGCTACGCAGACCTACTCGTTTTACATCTATCTGACCGGGCTTCGGAATTTTAACGCCGGTTACGCTTCGGCGCTGGCTTACATCTTGCTCGTCATGATGCTGATGATCAGCATGTTCTTTTTCAACCGGCTGCGCCGAATTTACGAATAG
- a CDS encoding carbohydrate ABC transporter permease has translation MVQRRGIHISHIALWIVIIIATTWGVFPFYWAIITSLKQPGVILTKPALIPWLQFQPTLYNWQLEFSSRLPEISKALRNSVIIAGGSTAIAIALGTLAGYGLARFRFQRWKNKDMTLWFLSQRFLPPMVTAIPFFLVMQSLKLLDTLIALILANATFTMPFAVLIMRDVFKELPEELEESAWVDGASRFGAFWYIALPLAAPAVAAAAVICFAFAWNEFLFALILSYRNAQPITVIIAGVEHTQGVQFWFVATRLLIAILPPALLALTAQRYIVRGLTFGAVKG, from the coding sequence ATGGTCCAGCGAAGAGGCATCCATATCAGCCACATCGCCTTGTGGATCGTGATCATCATTGCGACCACATGGGGCGTTTTCCCTTTCTATTGGGCGATCATCACCTCGCTGAAACAGCCCGGTGTCATTTTGACGAAGCCTGCGCTCATCCCATGGTTACAGTTCCAGCCCACCCTGTACAACTGGCAGCTTGAGTTCAGCAGCCGCCTGCCGGAGATCAGCAAAGCGCTGCGCAACAGCGTGATCATCGCCGGCGGCTCGACGGCCATTGCGATCGCGCTGGGCACGTTGGCTGGCTATGGCCTAGCGCGTTTCCGCTTCCAACGGTGGAAGAACAAGGACATGACACTCTGGTTCCTGTCGCAGCGTTTTCTGCCGCCGATGGTGACCGCTATCCCGTTTTTCCTAGTGATGCAGTCGCTTAAGCTGCTAGACACCCTGATCGCGCTGATCCTAGCGAATGCTACCTTTACCATGCCTTTTGCTGTGCTGATCATGCGCGATGTGTTCAAAGAGCTGCCGGAAGAGCTGGAGGAGTCGGCCTGGGTGGACGGCGCGTCTCGCTTCGGGGCGTTCTGGTACATCGCCCTGCCTTTGGCCGCTCCGGCCGTCGCAGCTGCGGCGGTGATCTGCTTCGCCTTCGCCTGGAACGAGTTTTTGTTCGCGCTGATCCTGAGCTACCGGAACGCTCAGCCGATCACCGTGATCATCGCCGGGGTGGAGCACACGCAAGGTGTCCAGTTCTGGTTCGTGGCGACGCGGTTGTTGATCGCGATCTTACCACCCGCGCTGCTGGCGCTGACCGCTCAGCGTTACATCGTGCGGGGCCTCACCTTCGGCGCGGTGAAGGGGTAA